From the genome of Eucalyptus grandis isolate ANBG69807.140 chromosome 2, ASM1654582v1, whole genome shotgun sequence, one region includes:
- the LOC104432323 gene encoding chaperone protein dnaJ C76, chloroplastic isoform X1 produces MEHHLLCLSSSSLASVLRLPRTASHSTGSLIPSPSMSRPNLSVSCRGRFGGGDGPLDSSSARDVLGVEPSCSPAELKASFRAKVKQYHPDVNREGDSDAMIRLVIQAYEMLSNYSRSDIIESECLDPFDEPECEALDLFVNELLCVGKGCPYSCVKAAPHAFTFATSGGTARATSRGNGDDYQVQIAVGQCPRNCIHYVTPSQRIILEELLDSVMGVPYDTSAEADLLYSLIVKAKFENNRFRKPKKQPKSSTNHVDWY; encoded by the exons atggagcatCATCTTCTGTGTCTCTCCAGTTCATCGCTTGCTTCAGTTCTACGACTCCCCAGAACGGCTTCGCATTCAACCGGCTCGCTGATCCCTTCACCTTCCATGTCGAGGCCTAATCTCTCCGTGAGCTGCAGAGGGAGATTCGGAGGCGGCGACGGCCCTCTCGACAGCTCGTCCGCTCGCGATGTCCTCGGCGTCGAGCCGAGCTGCTCCCCCGCCGAGCTCAAAGCGTCTTTCCGAGCCAAG GTGAAGCAGTACCATCCTGACGTGAACAGAGAGGGGGATTCTGATGCGATGATTCGGCTCGTGATTCAGGCTTATGAG ATGCTATCCAACTACAGCCGGTCTGATATCATTGAGAG TGAATGCCTAGATCCTTTTGATGAGCCAGAATGTGAGGCACTTGATCTGTTTGTGAATGAGCTTCTCTGTGTCGGCAAAG GGTGTCCATACTCATGCGTCAAAGCAGCCCCACATGCTTTCACGTTTGCTACATCTGGAGGAACTGCTCGTGCAACTTCCCGAG GAAATGGTGATGACTATCAGGTGCAAATTGCCGTTGGTCAGTGCCCGAGAAATTGCATTCACTATGTAACTCCTTCTCAGAGAATAATCCTAGAAGAATTACTTGACAG TGTAATGGGCGTGCCGTATGATACTTCAGCTGAGGCAGATCTGCTATACTCTTTGATTGTGAAAGCCAAGTTTGAGAATAATCGGTTCCGGAAGCCAAAGAAGCAGCCCAAGAGTTCGACCAATCATGTAGATTGGTACTGA
- the LOC104432323 gene encoding chaperone protein dnaJ A6, chloroplastic isoform X2 gives MEHHLLCLSSSSLASVLRLPRTASHSTGSLIPSPSMSRPNLSVSCRGRFGGGDGPLDSSSARDVLGVEPSCSPAELKASFRAKVKQYHPDVNREGDSDAMIRLVIQAYEMLSNYSRSDIIESECLDPFDEPECEALDLFVNELLCVGKGCPYSCVKAAPHAFTFATSGGTARATSRGEFARQSPHHFLYAQASVHAISSEKGGKRKGD, from the exons atggagcatCATCTTCTGTGTCTCTCCAGTTCATCGCTTGCTTCAGTTCTACGACTCCCCAGAACGGCTTCGCATTCAACCGGCTCGCTGATCCCTTCACCTTCCATGTCGAGGCCTAATCTCTCCGTGAGCTGCAGAGGGAGATTCGGAGGCGGCGACGGCCCTCTCGACAGCTCGTCCGCTCGCGATGTCCTCGGCGTCGAGCCGAGCTGCTCCCCCGCCGAGCTCAAAGCGTCTTTCCGAGCCAAG GTGAAGCAGTACCATCCTGACGTGAACAGAGAGGGGGATTCTGATGCGATGATTCGGCTCGTGATTCAGGCTTATGAG ATGCTATCCAACTACAGCCGGTCTGATATCATTGAGAG TGAATGCCTAGATCCTTTTGATGAGCCAGAATGTGAGGCACTTGATCTGTTTGTGAATGAGCTTCTCTGTGTCGGCAAAG GGTGTCCATACTCATGCGTCAAAGCAGCCCCACATGCTTTCACGTTTGCTACATCTGGAGGAACTGCTCGTGCAACTTCCCGAGGTGAG TTTGCCAGGCAAAGTCCTCACCATTTCTTATACGCACAAGCATCAGTGCATGCAATCAGTTCAGAgaaggggggaaaaagaaaaggagactGA
- the LOC104432323 gene encoding chaperone protein dnaJ A6, chloroplastic isoform X3, whose translation MEHHLLCLSSSSLASVLRLPRTASHSTGSLIPSPSMSRPNLSVSCRGRFGGGDGPLDSSSARDVLGVEPSCSPAELKASFRAKVKQYHPDVNREGDSDAMIRLVIQAYEMLSNYSRSDIIESECLDPFDEPECEALDLFVNELLCVGKGCPYSCVKAAPHAFTFATSGGTARATSRVSGCSPVTPYLPSKVP comes from the exons atggagcatCATCTTCTGTGTCTCTCCAGTTCATCGCTTGCTTCAGTTCTACGACTCCCCAGAACGGCTTCGCATTCAACCGGCTCGCTGATCCCTTCACCTTCCATGTCGAGGCCTAATCTCTCCGTGAGCTGCAGAGGGAGATTCGGAGGCGGCGACGGCCCTCTCGACAGCTCGTCCGCTCGCGATGTCCTCGGCGTCGAGCCGAGCTGCTCCCCCGCCGAGCTCAAAGCGTCTTTCCGAGCCAAG GTGAAGCAGTACCATCCTGACGTGAACAGAGAGGGGGATTCTGATGCGATGATTCGGCTCGTGATTCAGGCTTATGAG ATGCTATCCAACTACAGCCGGTCTGATATCATTGAGAG TGAATGCCTAGATCCTTTTGATGAGCCAGAATGTGAGGCACTTGATCTGTTTGTGAATGAGCTTCTCTGTGTCGGCAAAG GGTGTCCATACTCATGCGTCAAAGCAGCCCCACATGCTTTCACGTTTGCTACATCTGGAGGAACTGCTCGTGCAACTTCCCGAG TATCTGGCTGTAGTCCTGTCACTCCCTATCTTCCAAGTAAGGTGCCCTAA